CTTTTACATTATAATTTATTTTAAATTTATTTATTATAGTAATAAACTTTATATGCTAAAATCTACTAAAAGGAAAGGATGATTATATAATGTCAATAAATGATAAGTTTACGGGATTAGATTTTGAAAAATTAATAGGTGCTCCGCTTAAAGCTTCAGTTGACGCTAACGAACAATTGGCAAAATCAACTGCCGATTTTATTCAAAATGTAAATTTTGATAAAAATGAACAAAGAACAGTATCTTTTAAATATAAAATCAAGGATGATGAAAACAATAAAATAAATATAGATGTACCTTTGTTGGCTCTCGTACCTATACCAAGTCTCAATATGGACGAAATAAATATATTATTTGATATGGAGGTCAAAGATACTACGAAAGATAATTTAAATAATAAAATACCTGAAAATAATGAAAATGCAAAATCTAGTATGATTGATATTAGTATTAACGGCTCTAAATCTTCTCACATCAAAAATACAAAAAGAAATACGAACGAAAGTAAATATGAAGTAAATTTAAAAACAGTAAATGAAATGGCACCAGAGAGTCTTAAAATATTACTTGAAGATATTAATGAAAGGGTATCTATTAAAAATAATAAAGAGAACAACGCAGAAAAGGATAAAGTAATACAAGATAATATTTCTTCAGACTACTTAAATCAAGTAGATGAATTAATAAAAAAATCAATAGAAAAGATAGAGCTATGTGCAAAAGCAAAAATAGAATATTATGATAAAATCTATAATAACCTTATCGAAAAAAGCAACACCGAAGAAGAGAAAATCAAATATAAAAATGCATTGGATATATTTAAAAAAGATATTAATATCCTAGTAAATGATTTTAAAAATATAAATTCTCTGAAATATGAAATGGTAATTGATAATATAGATAAAGATTTAATAAAAGAACCTTTATCATTAGAAGATGATCCTTTATTTCAGATAATTAATGATGTTATATTGTTAAAAGTCATAAAACATAAATCTGAAAATAAATAAAAAGACCACTTAAATGTGGTCTTTTTATTAGCATATAAAACTATTTAAGTCCGCCTTTACCGGCACATCCGAATACTTGCATTTTGTGAGCAACCATATCTTTAACAGCAGTTCTTGCAGGTTTCAAATATCCTCTTGGA
The DNA window shown above is from Anaerofustis stercorihominis DSM 17244 and carries:
- a CDS encoding DUF2589 domain-containing protein; translated protein: MSINDKFTGLDFEKLIGAPLKASVDANEQLAKSTADFIQNVNFDKNEQRTVSFKYKIKDDENNKINIDVPLLALVPIPSLNMDEINILFDMEVKDTTKDNLNNKIPENNENAKSSMIDISINGSKSSHIKNTKRNTNESKYEVNLKTVNEMAPESLKILLEDINERVSIKNNKENNAEKDKVIQDNISSDYLNQVDELIKKSIEKIELCAKAKIEYYDKIYNNLIEKSNTEEEKIKYKNALDIFKKDINILVNDFKNINSLKYEMVIDNIDKDLIKEPLSLEDDPLFQIINDVILLKVIKHKSENK